One Aquarana catesbeiana isolate 2022-GZ linkage group LG11, ASM4218655v1, whole genome shotgun sequence genomic window carries:
- the LOC141112761 gene encoding histamine H3 receptor-like: MSGVNSSAVDSLVGNRCLAGSEEQFQYYGQFTPSVSILLAVLMILMVLATVLGNALVILAFVVDKGLRTQGNFFFLNLAIADFLVGGFCIPLYIPYVLTGQWKFGKGLCKLWLVMDYLLCTASVFNIVLISYDRFISVTRAVSYRAQKGMTRNTVLKMLFVWVAAFLLYGPAIISWEYIARATILPEGECYVEFYYNWYFLMIASTVEFFTPFISVTYFNLSIYINIKKRTRMRNEELAQGHEHCEMSFQRKRKEHLIFFVKPAERPHIECRKQASCLTPTEVCPEEPRMQRVKGHTLDLNISQDLPPLQVEVQTRRHQACLYKAVENACSNVRTDMASSIANRFRLSRDKRVAKSLAIIVCVFGLCWAPYTLLMIIRAACHGRCVQHYLYEISFWLLWLNSAINPVLYPLCHMSFRKAFMKLLCPGKVKIHPHIFM, encoded by the exons ATGTCAGGGGTGAACAGCTCCGCTGTGGACAGCTTGGTGGGGAACAGGTGCCTGGCAGGCAGTGAGGAGCAGTTTCAGTACTATGGACAGTTCACTCCCAGTGTTTCCATCCTGCTGGCCGTGCTGATGATTCTCATGGTGCTGGCCACGGTGCTGGGCAATGCTCTGGTCATCCTGGCTTTTGTGGTGGACAAAGGGCTCCGGACTCAAGGCAATTTCTTCTTCCTCAACCTGGCcattgctgacttcctggtgg GCGGGTTTTGCATCCCTCTCTACATCCCGTATGTCCTGACCGGCCAATGGAAGTTCGGCAAAGGCTTGTGCAAGCTGTGGCTGGTCATGGACTATCTGCTGTGCACGGCATCTGTCTTCAACATCGTCCTCATCAGCTACGACAGGTTTATCTCCGTCACCAGAGCG gtGTCATACAGAGCTCAGAAAGGGATGACCAGAAACACTGTCCTTAAAATGCTGTTCGTGTGGGTGGCAGCCTTTCTCCTCTATGGTCCCGCCATTATCAGCTGGGAATACATCGCACGTGCGACCATCTTACCAGAAGGCGAATGTTACGTGGAATTTTACTACAACTGGTACTTTCTCATGATCGCCTCCACCGTGGAATTTTTCACACCCTTTATCAGCGTCACCTACTTCAACCTGAGCATCTACATTAACATCAAGAAGAGAACCCGGATGAGGAATGAGGAGTTGGCCCAAGGCCATGAGCATTGTGAGATGAGTTTCCAGAGGAAGAGGAAGGAACACTTGATATTTTTCGTCAAGCCAGCAGAGAGGCCTCACATAGAATGCAGAAAACAGGCCTCTTGCTTGACACCCACTGAGGTTTGCCCTGAAGAGCCTAGAATGCAGAGGGTCAAAGGCCACACCTTGGACCTCAACATAAGTCAGGACCTTCCACCACTGCAGGTTGAGGTCCAAACCAGGAGACACCAAGCCTGCCTTTATAAAGCAGTGGAGAACGCTTGCAGTAACGTCAGGACGGACATGGCTAGCAGCATTGCCAACCGTTTTAGGCTTTCGAGAGACAAGAGGGTAGCCAAGTCGTTGGCCATCATTGTGTGTGTGTTTGGCCTTTGCTGGGCACCCTACACCCTCCTAATGATTATCAGGGCTGCTTGCCATGGGCGCTGTGTCCAACATTATCTTTACGAGATCTCGTTTTGGCTATTGTGGTTAAATTCTGCCATCAATCCCGTACTGTACCCCCTCTGCCATATGAGTTTCCGAAAAGCCTTCATGAAGCTACTGTGTCCGGGAAAAGTGAAAATACATCCCCATATTTTTATGTAG